The genomic region AAAAGAGTTTCATATCCTTCTCTTCCACCCCAGAAAACATAACCAGAACCATTTAATCTTTTTGTAATTTCTAAAGCTTTTTTAACTTGAGCTGCTCCCCATGCAAAAACATCTGCATTACAAGTTGTAGCTGCACCGTGAACAAATCTTCTATTTGAAAACATATTAGATGTTCCCCATAAAAGTTTTATACCTGTTCTTTTCATTTCTTTTTCTATTTCATCAACTATCTCATCTAAATTCTTAAAATATTCTTCTAAAGTATCAGCTTCAGGTGCTATATCTTTATCATGAAAACAAAAATATTCAATTCCTAGTTTTTCCATAAATTCAAAACCTGCTTTAACTCTAGCCTTTGCTCTTTCCATAGGATTTAAAGTATCCCAGCTTCTAATAATAGTTTGTTCTCCAAATGGATCCATTCCTCCACCTGTTAGTGTATGCCAATATGACATTGCAAATTTCAAATGTTCCTTCATTTTTTTTCCTAGTATAACTTCTTCAGGATTGTAGTATTTAAAAGATAAATCATTTTTGCTTTTACTACCTTCATATTCTATTTTATCTATTCCTTTAAAAAATTCCATTTTTCCTCCTATTCTTTTTTTAATTAAATTGACTTTAATTCATACTGAAAATATACCTTATTTTCATTTTTATGTCAAGTTTGAATTTATTGTATTTATTTTTAGAACATTTCTATGCTTTTAAAACCATATCTTTTTAAGGGAGTTATCTATTTTCAATCTATAAAAAAAATTAATTAAATTGACTTATTTTTTATTATATGTTAAATTTAAAATATATATACTTATCTTAAGGAGAAATTTTATGAATAATTTAATTTATCAGAAAAAAGAAAAATTTAAAAATATAAATAAGGCCTACAGTTATATTACAACAAATAATGAATTTACAAAAAAAGATCTATCTAATTCTTTAAATATTAGCTTCCCAACAGCAACTAAAATAATTAATATTTTTTTAGAAAAAGAAATTATAGTGGATAGTGGGTATTCAAAAAAAAATACAAAAAGAAAGGCACTTTTATATAAATATAATCCAAATTCTTTTTATTCAATAGGAATAAAAGTAGAACTTCATTCTATTAGTTTTATATTAATAAATTTAAGCGGAATAGAAATTAAAAAAACTGTTATTATCAAGGAATTTTTCAATAATAATAATTTTGTTGAATATATTAATGAACAATTAAAAAGATTTTTATTAAATTTTAAATGTATTAATAAATTAATAGGAATAGGAATTTCACTTTCTGGAATAGTTGATGATGAAAAAAAGATTTTTGAAATAGGAACAAATTTTAATATATTTGCCAAAGGTTTTGATATTCTAGAAGAAACATTTAAATTACCTGTTTATTTAATTAACGAAGCTAATGCTGGTGCTATAGGAGAATTTCTTTTAAATGAAAATAAATCTTATAATAACTTAGCTTTTATTTCAATTGAATCTGGAATAGGAGCAGGAATATTATTAAATGGTAATATTTATTCTGGATCAACTTCTAAGGCTGGAGAGTTTGGTCATTTTACAGTGGAAATAAATGGAAAAGATTGTAACTGTGGAAACAAAGGTTGTCTTGAAAGTTATTGTTCTAATGAAGCTCTAATAGAAGTTTTTAAGAAAAAATTTCAATTAGAAAAATTATCATTTGTGGAAATATTCTCTAATAAATTATATGAAACTGATATGGGAAAAGAAATTTTAGATAAATACACAACTTATCTTGCATCTAGTATTAGAAGTCTTCTTTTTTTATTAGATTTAGATAAAATTATTATTGGTGGTCTTATATCTAATTATAGTTTTATTATAGAAAAAGATCTAAAAAGAAAAATATTCAATAATATATTTTTTAAAGATAGCACTATCCTAGAGTTTTCTCATTATGGAGATTTCTCAAATTTAATTGGAGCAGCATTTTTACCATTTAATAGTTTTTTAGAAACTTTAGAAAATTAAATATACAACTAATTAATATATATTTATATAAAAAGGCTGCTAGATTATCTAGCAGCCTAATTTTTATTTATTGAGCAGACATTCTTTAACTATTTTCATGTCATCTCTCATTTCTTCTAATTTATTGTGTAGGGATTTATTGTTTTCATTTATTTGATTTTTCAGAAATTCAATTTCTTTTTCATAGAGAATTAGATCAACTTTCTTTTGAACTTCCAAGAATACATTTTCAAATTCTGCTATTACATTGTCTTTATCTGCCTTCTTATCAATCTCCCTTTTGAAATATTTATATGAACTAAGAAAGGTACCTAAGATACTTACTAAAAGTGTAAAACCAAACTTTAAATATTCTAGCATTTAGAGTCCTCTTCCTTTGAAATACTTTCAAAGATAACTTTATAAATTTTGTCATCTATTTTAGATCCAGTTCTTTTTACTAAATCCTTTAGCAAGGTTAAAACTATACCCTCTAACACTTCAGTTCCTAAATATTTACACATAAATTTTTCAATATATTTTACAATTTTTATTTTCATAATAACACTTCCTTTTTATGAGTATTATCCTTCTTCATCAGTTGCATTTTCTAAGAAATAACTAAATGCTACAATTTCAGCTTTTTCCTTTTGGATTCTAGCAAGGGATGTTTCACCAGTTTTTATTTCTTTACTAAGTCCTTCAACCCATTCATTGTAAGTAACATATCCAGCTTCTGGATCTATTTCTACACCAGATTCTTGATCTGCTAACACAGCTTTTAATGCAATTTTGTCATCTGCAATTTCTTTTAAGTAGTTTACTTCTTTTTTCACAGATTCTTGTAATTTTTTTAAACTTTCCTCAACTATTAATTTTGCTTCTAAATTGTTCATAACACCATCTCCTTTGGTATAAAAATTATAAATAACTTAGTGGTATATTTATATTACCAATAGATGTTTCCTGCAGGTTTCCTATCTACACAAATATTATATTATATTTTAAAATTTTCGTCCAGAACGTATATGACGTATATGACGTATATGACGCATATGACGTATTTTTTTTAAATTCATATATTTAGGCACCTTGACACCATAAAATCTTTGAAATATCATTTAATTAAGGATAATTTTCCAAAACAGAAAATACATAAGAATAAAAGGAGGGAGTATTAATGGAAAAAATTTTACAAGGGGGTCTTTTTATTCCAAATAGCATTTTATTTGACCCTAATCTTAATTCAACTGAAACAATTTTAATCGCTATTATAGCTAAGGGGGCTGATCCTGGAGGATGTTTTTTTTATAACAAATTTTTAGGAGAATTAGTTAACTTAAAAATTAGAAGCTGTCATAATTTAATTTCAACTATAAATCAGAAGGGATATTTGAAAAATTGCCATGTAAACAATTTTCATGTTTTTAATAAAAATAAGGAATCTTTTAAAAATATTACTGCTTCTAGGGTTATTTTCCCAATTATGGATAATTTTGATTTTATAGAAGTGAAAAAAGAATTTAATGAAGATAGTAAAAAAAATAAAAAGATTGTTAGAAAGGTATTGAAAAAATATTTTTCCCTTGATTTTCAAAAAACAAAGGTTAATTTAGATCACTATATTTTAATTTATAGAGCTTACACTATATTTGGGGAAAACAAATTATTAGAAGCCCTGGAAATTATGTCAAAAATTCCAATTGCTAAAGAAAAGTTGTCCTTAGAATGTGTTTTTAAAGTCTCAATTATTAGGATAGCACTTAGTGAAAACAAAAAAGAAGACATTACTAATCTAGAAATTTATCTTAATAATTGTA from Fusobacterium sp. IOR10 harbors:
- a CDS encoding ROK family protein, which encodes MNNLIYQKKEKFKNINKAYSYITTNNEFTKKDLSNSLNISFPTATKIINIFLEKEIIVDSGYSKKNTKRKALLYKYNPNSFYSIGIKVELHSISFILINLSGIEIKKTVIIKEFFNNNNFVEYINEQLKRFLLNFKCINKLIGIGISLSGIVDDEKKIFEIGTNFNIFAKGFDILEETFKLPVYLINEANAGAIGEFLLNENKSYNNLAFISIESGIGAGILLNGNIYSGSTSKAGEFGHFTVEINGKDCNCGNKGCLESYCSNEALIEVFKKKFQLEKLSFVEIFSNKLYETDMGKEILDKYTTYLASSIRSLLFLLDLDKIIIGGLISNYSFIIEKDLKRKIFNNIFFKDSTILEFSHYGDFSNLIGAAFLPFNSFLETLEN